A genome region from Sceloporus undulatus isolate JIND9_A2432 ecotype Alabama chromosome 1, SceUnd_v1.1, whole genome shotgun sequence includes the following:
- the LOC121919522 gene encoding transmembrane ascorbate-dependent reductase CYB561 isoform X4, whose translation MEGSTTGSHSPTGLSYAVAASQILGLAVVTMMGAWMGHFRGGLAWDSPQLQFNVHPLCMTLGMVFLQADALLVFRVFRNESKRATKILHGLLHSLALVVALVGLVAVFQYHKKQNFPDLYSLHSWCGILAFSFYFLQWLVGLGFFLFPGASFSLRSWYKPQHAFLGAAIFLLSVATALLGILELLLFKIKDTYGSFAPEGVLANALGLLLAAFGAILGYILTREEWRRPLRGEEMALSMDFKTLTEEEPGERSPADPR comes from the exons ATGGAGGGTTCGACCACCGGCTCCCACAGCCCCACGGGGCTCAGCTATGCGGTGGCGGCGTCGCAGATCCTGGGCCTGGCCGTGGTCACCATGATGGGGGCCTGGATGGGTCACTTTCGGGGAGGCCTGGCCTGGGACAGCCCTCAGCTCCAGTTCAACGTCCACCCGCTCTGCATGACCCTCGGGATGGTCTTCCTCCAGGCGGACG CCCTCCTGGTCTTCCGCGTGTTCAGGAACGAGAGCAAACGTGCCACCAAGATCCTCCATGGCCTCCTTCACAGCCTGGCCCTTGTCGTCGCTTTGGTGG GGCTGGTGGCCGTCTTCCAGTACCACAAGAAGCAGAACTTCCCTGACCTCTACAGCCTCCACAGCTGGTGCGGCATTCTGGCCTTCAGCTTCTACTTCCTACAG TGGCTGGTGGGCTTGGGGTTCTTCCTCTTCCCGGGGGCCTCCTTCTCCCTCCGCAGCTGGTATAAGCCGCAGCACGCATTcctgggggccgccatctttctTCTCTCTGTTGCCACGGCCCTCCTGGGCATCCTGGAGCTCCTTCTCTTCAAGATCAA GGATACCTATGGTTCCTTTGCCCCCGAAGGGGTCCTGGCCAATGCCTTGGGGCTCCTACTGGCAGCCTTTGGGGCCATCCTGGGCTACATCCTCACCCGAGAGGAGTGGCGGCGCCCCCTCCGGGGCGAAGAAATGGCCCTCTCCATGGACTTCAAGACCCTGACGGAGGAGGAGCCTGGCGAGCGGAGTCCTGCAGACCCTCgctga